From the genome of Thermoflexus hugenholtzii, one region includes:
- a CDS encoding helicase-related protein, whose translation MARLEDLRPNAWIRGVLPDAHVRVMSIRWFGSDALELTYRDPTGRVGQVLLYRDDEPRLEVIEAGRPWSFQGDGSLFRLVSEAYRIRLAYLFDPLLAVHTSLLEPLPHQITAVYEAMLPRQPLRFLLADDAGAGKTIMAGLLIKELLLRGDVQRCMVVCPGNLVEQWQDELYHRFQLPFEIMTNDKLEAARTGNWFLENNLVIVRLDKAARDESVQAKLSAPECRWDLIVVDEAHKMSATFFGGEVRYTKRYKLGQLLSSITRHFLLLTATPHNGKEEDFQLFLALLDGDRFEGRFRSGVHQVDVSDLMRRMVKEKLVRFDGTPLFPDRFAHTVPYRLSDLEARLYKEVTEYVREEFDRADALDDERRRGTVGWALTILQRRLASSPEAIYQSLRRRRERLESRLRELDLLQRGGKVAMPAALSPAIDPEEIEELEEAPEAEVTEKEEEVLDQATAARTIEELHAEITTLKRLEALAWRVRASGEDRKWRELANLLSELFTPAAIRGQLAEPEEAYGEAPPPRPVPSPYHKLVIFTEHRDTLNYLVGRISTLLGWPQAVVYIHGGMSREERRKAQEAFLHDPEVRVLVATDAAGEGINLQRAHLMINYDLPWNPNRIEQRFGRIHRIGQTEVCHLWNLVAIETREGDVYYALLKKLEEARKALGGKVFDVLGKLQFEGCPLRELLIEAIRYGERPEVKARLSRAIDRALDIEHLQNLVEERALAHEIIDSERLRRIREDLERAQARRLQPHYIESFFLEAFRHLGGTIRQREPRRYEVTHVPAALRHRDRLIGTREPILHRYERITFEKELVAPLGRPLAAFICPGHPLLDAVVDLILERYRDLLRQGTVLVDDRDPGDQPRVIFYLEHAIQDASVTRTGERRVISRRMLYVELDSNGNARNAAYAPYLDYRPLREDEPRPEEILVRPECSWITQDLEARAVEYAVTRVVPEHLEEVRRRRLEWIEKTRAAVKDRLTKEIAYWDHRAEELRLQEQAGKPNARLNSQEARRRADELAARLHRRLQQLDLEAQISPLPPVVMGGFVVVPAGLLARMQGRPMSGKAHTVDTQSIAARARAIVMEIERRLGYEPVDRESEHLGYDIESRDPRTGRLRFIEVKGRESGADVITVTRNEILTALNKPDDYILAIVEFLSDGRHRVHYLRRPFRREPDFGVTSVNYDFAELITRAEEPR comes from the coding sequence GTGGCGAGGCTTGAAGATCTGCGACCGAACGCCTGGATACGAGGAGTCCTTCCCGATGCGCATGTTCGCGTGATGAGCATCCGCTGGTTCGGCTCGGACGCCCTGGAGCTCACTTACAGGGATCCCACGGGTCGGGTGGGTCAGGTTCTGCTCTACCGAGATGATGAACCACGTTTGGAGGTGATCGAAGCCGGTCGCCCCTGGAGCTTCCAGGGCGATGGATCCCTGTTTCGCCTTGTCTCGGAGGCTTATCGGATTCGGCTCGCGTATCTCTTCGATCCGCTGCTGGCTGTTCACACTTCCCTCCTGGAGCCCCTGCCTCACCAGATCACAGCTGTTTATGAGGCCATGCTTCCCCGGCAGCCTCTGCGATTCCTGCTGGCTGATGACGCCGGAGCAGGCAAGACCATCATGGCAGGGCTTTTGATCAAAGAGCTGCTGCTCCGAGGCGATGTGCAACGTTGCATGGTTGTCTGCCCGGGCAACCTGGTGGAGCAATGGCAGGACGAGCTCTATCATCGCTTCCAGTTGCCTTTCGAGATCATGACGAATGACAAACTTGAGGCGGCGCGTACAGGAAACTGGTTCCTGGAGAACAACCTTGTGATCGTGCGCCTGGATAAGGCTGCCCGGGATGAATCGGTGCAGGCGAAGCTGTCGGCGCCGGAGTGTCGATGGGACCTGATCGTGGTGGATGAAGCGCACAAGATGTCGGCTACCTTCTTTGGAGGCGAAGTGAGATACACCAAGCGTTACAAACTCGGCCAGCTCCTCTCCAGTATCACCCGACATTTCCTGCTGCTCACCGCCACACCCCACAACGGAAAGGAAGAGGATTTTCAGCTTTTCCTGGCCCTGCTGGATGGAGATCGATTCGAGGGTCGCTTCCGAAGCGGCGTGCATCAGGTGGATGTCTCGGATCTCATGCGCCGGATGGTAAAAGAGAAGCTCGTTCGATTCGATGGCACTCCGCTCTTCCCCGATCGGTTCGCCCATACCGTCCCATATCGGCTCTCGGACCTGGAGGCGCGGCTCTATAAGGAAGTGACGGAGTACGTCCGGGAAGAGTTCGACCGCGCCGATGCCCTGGACGACGAGAGGCGCAGGGGCACCGTCGGATGGGCGCTCACCATTCTGCAGCGCCGGCTCGCGTCAAGCCCGGAAGCCATCTACCAGTCCTTGCGGCGGCGACGCGAGCGACTGGAAAGCCGCCTGCGGGAGCTGGACCTCCTGCAGCGAGGTGGGAAGGTAGCGATGCCTGCGGCCCTCAGCCCCGCGATCGATCCGGAGGAGATCGAGGAGCTGGAGGAGGCTCCGGAGGCAGAGGTCACCGAGAAAGAAGAAGAGGTCCTGGATCAGGCGACAGCGGCCCGCACCATTGAGGAGCTTCACGCGGAGATCACCACCCTCAAACGGCTGGAGGCTCTGGCCTGGCGCGTTCGGGCCAGCGGCGAGGATCGGAAGTGGCGGGAGCTCGCCAACCTTCTGAGCGAACTGTTCACGCCTGCCGCCATTCGGGGACAGCTCGCAGAGCCTGAGGAGGCATACGGCGAGGCACCTCCTCCCCGGCCTGTGCCTTCCCCCTATCACAAACTTGTGATTTTCACCGAACACCGCGACACCCTGAACTATCTCGTGGGACGGATCTCCACGCTCCTCGGCTGGCCTCAGGCGGTGGTTTACATCCACGGCGGCATGAGCCGCGAGGAGCGCCGCAAGGCCCAGGAGGCTTTCCTGCATGACCCCGAGGTCCGGGTGCTCGTGGCTACCGACGCGGCAGGCGAAGGCATCAACCTGCAGCGGGCGCACCTGATGATCAACTACGACTTGCCCTGGAATCCCAACCGCATCGAGCAACGCTTCGGTCGGATCCACCGCATCGGCCAGACAGAGGTCTGCCACCTGTGGAACCTGGTAGCGATCGAGACGCGGGAGGGCGACGTCTACTACGCCCTGTTGAAGAAACTGGAGGAAGCGCGTAAAGCCTTAGGGGGCAAGGTCTTTGACGTCCTGGGCAAACTGCAGTTCGAGGGCTGCCCCCTCCGGGAGCTGCTCATCGAAGCCATCCGCTACGGCGAGCGACCGGAGGTGAAGGCCAGGCTCTCCCGGGCGATCGACCGGGCTCTGGATATCGAGCACCTGCAGAACCTGGTGGAAGAACGGGCTCTGGCCCATGAGATCATCGACTCTGAACGGCTCCGCCGCATCCGGGAAGATCTGGAGCGAGCGCAAGCCAGACGCTTGCAGCCTCACTACATCGAGTCCTTCTTCCTGGAGGCCTTCCGGCACCTGGGCGGCACAATCCGCCAGCGGGAGCCCCGGCGCTACGAGGTGACCCACGTGCCCGCCGCGTTGCGGCACCGCGACCGTCTCATCGGGACCAGGGAGCCCATCCTCCACCGCTACGAACGCATCACCTTTGAGAAGGAGCTCGTTGCTCCGCTGGGCCGACCTCTCGCGGCTTTCATCTGCCCGGGCCATCCGCTTCTGGACGCCGTTGTGGACTTGATCCTGGAGCGCTATCGGGACCTGCTTCGCCAGGGGACAGTGCTCGTGGACGACCGTGACCCGGGTGACCAGCCTCGGGTGATCTTCTATCTGGAGCACGCGATCCAGGACGCCAGCGTCACCCGGACCGGCGAGCGGCGCGTGATCTCCCGCCGGATGCTGTATGTGGAGCTGGATTCAAACGGCAACGCCCGCAACGCGGCCTACGCCCCCTACCTGGACTACCGCCCCCTTCGCGAGGACGAACCGCGGCCCGAGGAGATCCTCGTCCGTCCGGAGTGCAGCTGGATCACACAGGATCTGGAGGCCAGAGCCGTCGAGTATGCGGTAACCCGGGTGGTGCCGGAGCATCTGGAGGAAGTGCGCCGGCGTCGCCTGGAGTGGATTGAGAAGACCCGGGCTGCCGTGAAAGATCGCCTGACCAAGGAGATCGCCTACTGGGACCACCGGGCGGAGGAGCTGCGGCTGCAGGAGCAGGCGGGGAAGCCGAACGCCCGCCTCAACTCTCAGGAGGCCCGCCGTCGGGCGGATGAGCTGGCCGCTCGGCTGCACAGGCGGTTGCAACAACTGGACCTCGAGGCCCAGATCTCTCCCCTTCCACCTGTGGTGATGGGAGGCTTCGTCGTCGTGCCCGCCGGCCTTCTGGCGAGGATGCAGGGCAGGCCTATGTCGGGGAAGGCGCACACCGTCGACACGCAGTCCATCGCCGCCCGGGCACGGGCCATCGTGATGGAGATCGAGCGGCGCCTGGGCTACGAGCCCGTGGACCGGGAGTCCGAGCACCTGGGCTATGATATCGAGAGTCGCGACCCCCGAACCGGCCGGCTCCGGTTCATCGAGGTGAAGGGGCGGGAGAGCGGAGCGGATGTGATCACGGTTACCCGCAATGAGATCCTTACAGCCCTCAACAAACCCGACGACTACATCTTGGCCATCGTGGAATTCCTGAGCGACGGACGCCACCGCGTTCACTACCTCCGCCGTCCCTTCCGGCGGGAGCCGGACTTCGGGGTGACGAGCGTCAACTATGACTTCGCCGAGTTGATTACACGAGCGGAGGAACCGCGATGA
- a CDS encoding Zn-ribbon domain-containing OB-fold protein → MHPARAWRGRRQRYVLEGEICEGCGARLFPPRDICPECQRPARTPYPFSGRGEVYSYTVVYEPPAGYEDQAPYVVALVKLEEGPLVSAMLTDVLPEEVYIGMPVEMVTRVLHRQGERGVIAYGYKFRPVLRAAVPQVAQPVPATA, encoded by the coding sequence ATGCATCCGGCACGCGCTTGGCGAGGACGACGGCAACGCTACGTCCTGGAAGGAGAGATCTGCGAAGGCTGCGGGGCGCGCCTGTTCCCGCCCCGGGACATCTGTCCGGAGTGCCAGCGGCCGGCCCGCACCCCCTATCCCTTCTCCGGCCGCGGGGAGGTGTATTCCTACACGGTGGTCTATGAGCCTCCCGCCGGCTATGAGGACCAGGCCCCCTACGTCGTGGCCCTCGTGAAGCTGGAAGAGGGTCCCCTGGTCTCGGCCATGCTCACCGATGTGCTGCCGGAGGAGGTTTACATCGGCATGCCCGTGGAGATGGTCACCCGCGTCCTCCATCGGCAGGGGGAGCGGGGCGTGATCGCCTACGGCTACAAGTTCCGCCCGGTCCTGCGGGCCGCGGTCCCCCAGGTCGCCCAGCCGGTCCCCGCCACCGCCTGA
- a CDS encoding thiolase domain-containing protein — protein sequence MREVAIIGIGQTPVGEHWGRGLRELALEALEAALRDAGVERVDALLVGNMLSGQIEAQEHLGALVADFAGMHGVEAMKVEAACASGAAALRLGYAMVAGGLADRVAVVGVEKMTDASGEQITAALATAADAEYEAVHGLTFTALNALLMRRYMHEHGYRREDFAPFSINAHRNAVHNPYAMLRFPITAEAFASARMIADPITLLDASPVCDGAAAVILCPAEEARAFQERPVRIRASAVATDTVALHDRRDPLWLEAVALSAHRAFQQAGVGPEDIDFFELHDAFTIMAALSLEASGFAPRGRGVALALEGAIFREGRLPIATMGGLKARGHPVGATGLYQIVEAVLQLRGQAGPNQIPHARLGMTQNIGGTGATVITHILEAMD from the coding sequence ATGCGAGAGGTCGCCATCATCGGCATCGGTCAGACCCCGGTGGGGGAACACTGGGGCAGGGGGCTGCGGGAGCTGGCCCTGGAGGCCCTGGAGGCCGCCCTGCGGGACGCTGGGGTGGAGCGGGTGGACGCCCTGCTGGTCGGAAACATGCTTTCGGGTCAGATCGAGGCCCAGGAGCACCTGGGCGCGCTGGTGGCCGATTTCGCCGGGATGCACGGCGTGGAGGCCATGAAAGTCGAAGCCGCCTGCGCCTCGGGCGCGGCGGCCCTGCGCCTGGGCTACGCCATGGTCGCCGGCGGGCTGGCGGACCGGGTGGCGGTGGTGGGGGTGGAGAAGATGACCGACGCCTCCGGGGAGCAGATCACCGCGGCCCTGGCCACCGCGGCGGACGCGGAATACGAGGCGGTGCACGGGCTCACCTTCACCGCCCTCAACGCCCTGCTGATGCGCCGTTACATGCACGAACACGGCTACCGCCGGGAGGACTTCGCCCCCTTCTCCATCAACGCCCATCGCAACGCGGTCCACAACCCGTATGCCATGTTGCGGTTCCCCATCACGGCGGAGGCCTTCGCCTCGGCCCGGATGATCGCCGATCCCATCACGTTGCTCGATGCCTCGCCGGTCTGCGATGGGGCGGCGGCGGTGATCCTGTGCCCGGCGGAGGAAGCCCGGGCCTTCCAGGAGCGCCCGGTGCGCATCCGGGCCTCGGCGGTCGCCACCGACACCGTGGCGCTGCATGACCGACGGGATCCGCTCTGGCTGGAGGCGGTGGCCCTCTCCGCCCATCGGGCCTTTCAGCAGGCCGGGGTGGGCCCGGAGGACATCGACTTCTTCGAGCTGCATGATGCCTTCACGATCATGGCGGCCCTCTCTCTGGAGGCCAGCGGCTTTGCCCCCCGCGGGCGCGGGGTGGCCCTGGCCCTGGAGGGGGCGATCTTCCGGGAGGGGCGGCTGCCCATCGCCACCATGGGCGGGCTCAAGGCCCGGGGGCATCCGGTGGGCGCCACCGGCCTCTATCAGATCGTGGAGGCGGTCTTGCAGCTGCGGGGCCAGGCGGGCCCGAACCAGATCCCCCATGCCCGTTTGGGGATGACCCAGAACATCGGCGGCACCGGCGCCACGGTGATCACCCACATCCTGGAAGCGATGGATTGA
- a CDS encoding hydroxymethylglutaryl-CoA synthase yields the protein MLENGHRIMKPARPVGIVGYGAYVPRYRLPGVEISRLWTGGAEPPPIREKAVPGPDEDVVTMSIEAARNALARAGIPPNRLRAVWVGSESHPYAVKPSGTIVAEALGATPFVQAGDWEFACKAGTEAMQAAVGLVGSGMADYAMAIGMDTAQGRPGDALEYTAGAGGAAFLIGPAEESLAVLEGSLSYVTDTPDFWRRAHARYPEHGGRFTGEPAYFHHITEAARRLMEALGMRPEDYAYAVFHQPNVKFPQKVAAMLGFRPEQIRTGLLVDEIGNTYAGSCLIGLTAILDEAQPGDRILAVSFGSGAGSDAFSFVVTEAIQERRGRAPRTRDYIARRVVIDYATYARYRRKIVMDTEG from the coding sequence ATGCTGGAGAACGGCCATCGGATCATGAAGCCGGCCCGGCCGGTGGGGATCGTGGGCTACGGCGCCTACGTCCCCCGTTACCGGCTGCCGGGCGTGGAGATCTCCCGGCTATGGACCGGCGGGGCGGAGCCGCCCCCCATCCGGGAGAAAGCAGTGCCCGGGCCCGATGAGGACGTGGTGACCATGTCCATCGAAGCCGCCCGCAACGCCCTGGCCCGGGCGGGCATCCCGCCCAACCGCCTGCGGGCGGTGTGGGTGGGCAGCGAGTCCCACCCGTATGCGGTCAAGCCCAGCGGCACCATCGTCGCCGAGGCCCTCGGGGCCACGCCCTTCGTGCAGGCCGGCGACTGGGAGTTCGCCTGCAAGGCGGGGACCGAGGCGATGCAGGCGGCGGTGGGCCTGGTGGGCTCCGGGATGGCGGATTACGCCATGGCCATCGGGATGGACACCGCCCAGGGACGGCCGGGGGACGCCCTGGAATACACCGCCGGGGCCGGGGGAGCGGCCTTCCTCATCGGCCCCGCCGAGGAGAGCCTGGCGGTCCTGGAGGGCTCCCTCTCCTACGTGACGGACACCCCGGACTTCTGGCGGCGGGCCCACGCCCGCTACCCGGAGCATGGAGGGCGCTTCACCGGCGAGCCCGCCTACTTCCATCACATCACCGAGGCCGCCCGGCGCCTGATGGAGGCCCTGGGAATGCGGCCGGAGGATTACGCCTACGCGGTCTTCCATCAGCCCAACGTCAAGTTCCCCCAGAAGGTCGCGGCGATGCTCGGGTTCCGCCCCGAGCAGATCCGGACCGGCCTGCTGGTGGATGAGATCGGCAACACCTATGCCGGGTCCTGTCTCATCGGGCTCACGGCCATCCTGGACGAGGCTCAACCCGGCGATCGGATCCTGGCGGTCTCCTTCGGTTCCGGAGCGGGATCCGACGCTTTCTCCTTTGTGGTCACCGAGGCCATCCAGGAGCGCCGGGGCCGGGCGCCTCGGACCCGGGATTACATCGCCCGGCGGGTCGTGATCGATTACGCCACGTATGCGCGCTATCGCCGCAAGATCGTGATGGACACGGAAGGATAA
- a CDS encoding DinB family protein: MPYRVGLERGAEGGHLAWVLDYPGCFAFGPTEREVLARIPEAIRDYFAWLGAHGIPAAGPGVPEDFRVVEIFEVYTINERFERGGTREINAWFLDDWRPLTEEEVEFALQVLAASRKDLQAAVAGLPDPVLDTVLPGQRWSMRGVLRHVARGENWYLSRLGREVKDPPAEVWAHLETVRRALEQALQDWIGRSLVVGVEGEFWSPRKVLRRAAWHERDHIAHLHQLRRALGWEPGP, from the coding sequence GTGCCCTATCGCGTGGGTCTGGAGCGCGGCGCGGAAGGCGGGCATCTGGCCTGGGTCCTGGATTACCCGGGCTGCTTCGCCTTCGGCCCTACCGAACGGGAGGTCCTGGCCCGGATCCCCGAGGCCATTCGAGACTACTTCGCCTGGCTGGGCGCCCATGGCATCCCCGCCGCCGGCCCGGGTGTCCCGGAGGATTTCCGGGTGGTGGAGATCTTCGAGGTTTACACCATCAACGAGCGATTCGAGCGGGGCGGCACCCGCGAGATCAACGCCTGGTTCCTGGACGACTGGCGGCCGCTGACCGAGGAGGAGGTGGAATTCGCCCTGCAGGTGCTGGCCGCCTCCCGGAAGGACCTGCAGGCGGCGGTGGCCGGGCTGCCCGACCCGGTCCTGGATACCGTGCTGCCCGGCCAGCGATGGTCCATGCGGGGAGTCCTGCGCCATGTGGCCCGGGGGGAGAACTGGTATCTCAGCCGCTTAGGACGGGAGGTGAAGGATCCCCCCGCCGAGGTATGGGCGCACCTGGAGACGGTGCGCCGGGCCCTGGAGCAGGCCCTTCAGGACTGGATCGGCCGGTCCCTCGTGGTCGGCGTGGAGGGGGAGTTCTGGTCCCCCCGCAAGGTGTTGCGCCGGGCGGCGTGGCACGAGCGGGACCACATCGCCCATCTCCATCAGCTGCGCCGGGCGCTGGGCTGGGAACCCGGCCCCTGA